In Thermomicrobiales bacterium, one genomic interval encodes:
- a CDS encoding type II toxin-antitoxin system prevent-host-death family antitoxin, which translates to MTSVGVRELKEHTSEIVRRVRDNGETIDITYRGEVVATLVPKQKRSQGESDAFWERLDKLRQNLAAQMGPDPIDVVELLNVERMEISPDDEDLAIAGRS; encoded by the coding sequence ATGACATCGGTCGGCGTTCGTGAGTTGAAAGAACACACCAGCGAGATCGTGCGTCGCGTCCGGGACAATGGCGAAACCATCGACATTACCTATCGCGGCGAGGTTGTGGCGACCCTTGTGCCCAAGCAGAAACGCTCTCAGGGGGAGAGCGATGCCTTTTGGGAGCGACTGGACAAGCTTCGACAAAACCTTGCCGCACAGATGGGTCCGGATCCGATCGATGTGGTGGAGCTTCTGAACGTGGAGCGCATGGAAATCTCGCCGGACGACGAGGATCTCGCCATCGCCGGGCGTTCGTGA
- a CDS encoding LLM class flavin-dependent oxidoreductase, translated as MTVDEISGGRVTFGVGAGWTRREHEAYSWELYDPKTRVDRFEEALEIWDLLQSKERVTYLGKHYELIDAPFEPKSSQGKLPVLIGGTKPRMMRLVAKYADIWNSVGDLDEAGTASKNLDKACLEIGRDPATIVRSVSPARVFLESPAKFEEHFHAYRALGFTDFRLPWPRNPGQKEVFDEVVVDLLPKLRQAS; from the coding sequence ATGACCGTCGATGAAATCTCCGGCGGGCGGGTGACCTTCGGGGTGGGCGCCGGGTGGACCCGGCGCGAGCACGAGGCCTATAGCTGGGAGCTCTACGACCCGAAGACCAGAGTCGACCGGTTCGAGGAAGCGCTCGAGATCTGGGATCTCCTTCAATCGAAGGAGCGGGTTACCTATCTCGGCAAGCACTACGAGCTGATCGATGCGCCCTTCGAGCCGAAGTCGTCCCAGGGGAAGTTGCCGGTGCTGATCGGTGGCACCAAACCGCGCATGATGCGGTTGGTGGCCAAGTATGCCGACATCTGGAACTCGGTCGGCGACCTGGACGAGGCGGGGACCGCCAGCAAGAACCTGGACAAGGCCTGTCTCGAGATCGGGCGCGATCCGGCGACGATCGTGCGCTCGGTCAGCCCGGCGCGGGTCTTCCTGGAATCGCCAGCGAAGTTCGAAGAGCACTTTCATGCCTATCGGGCGCTGGGGTTCACCGACTTCCGCCTGCCCTGGCCGCGTAATCCGGGGCAGAAGGAGGTCTTCGACGAGGTAGTGGTCGATCTGCTGCCCAAGCTGCGCCAGGCGTCGTGA
- a CDS encoding nitrilase-related carbon-nitrogen hydrolase, which produces MTEHHIVRVAVVQAAPVAFDLEKTLEKTRVLAAKAKARGAQLVLFPEAFVSAYPRGAGFGAVVGSRTDAGRELFRRYHESSVDVPGPATDTLGAIARDNAIYLVIGVIERDGGTLYCTVLFFDPAGTLMGKHRKLMPTASERLVWGQGDGSTLPVFDTPVGKIGAVICWENYMPLLRTAMYAKGIQIYCAPTADARDSWLASMRHIATEGRCFVLSCNQYALRSDYPDDYDTSFSNEPDAVYSRGGSCIVNPLGEIIAGPDYEGETILTADLDLREIARGKFDLDVIGHYARPDIFQLTVDESPTATVTYGGHPDEGRISSPQRVSSGDQDSLSRSASARSPQPAHPSYRPESTASGPS; this is translated from the coding sequence ATGACCGAACACCACATCGTCCGCGTCGCTGTCGTCCAGGCCGCGCCCGTCGCCTTCGATCTGGAGAAAACGCTGGAGAAAACTCGCGTCCTCGCCGCCAAAGCGAAGGCCAGGGGCGCCCAGCTCGTCCTCTTCCCAGAGGCGTTCGTCTCGGCCTATCCACGCGGCGCCGGGTTCGGCGCGGTCGTTGGATCGCGCACCGATGCCGGCCGCGAGCTCTTCCGCCGCTACCATGAATCGTCGGTCGACGTGCCCGGCCCGGCCACGGACACCCTGGGCGCCATCGCTCGCGACAACGCCATCTACCTCGTTATCGGCGTCATCGAACGCGACGGCGGCACCCTCTATTGCACCGTTCTCTTCTTCGACCCTGCCGGAACCCTCATGGGCAAGCACCGCAAACTCATGCCCACCGCCTCCGAGCGCCTCGTCTGGGGCCAGGGCGACGGGTCCACCCTCCCGGTTTTCGACACCCCCGTCGGCAAGATCGGCGCGGTCATCTGCTGGGAAAACTACATGCCCCTGCTACGCACCGCGATGTACGCCAAAGGCATCCAGATCTATTGCGCGCCCACGGCCGACGCCCGCGACAGCTGGCTCGCCTCCATGCGCCACATCGCCACCGAAGGGCGTTGTTTCGTCCTCTCCTGCAACCAATACGCCCTGCGCAGCGACTATCCGGACGACTACGACACCTCGTTCAGTAACGAACCGGACGCCGTCTACTCTCGCGGCGGGAGTTGCATCGTCAACCCGCTCGGCGAGATCATCGCCGGTCCAGACTACGAGGGGGAAACCATCCTTACCGCCGATCTCGACCTGCGCGAGATCGCCCGTGGCAAATTCGACCTCGATGTCATCGGGCACTACGCCCGCCCAGACATCTTCCAACTGACGGTCGATGAATCGCCCACCGCCACCGTCACCTACGGAGGTCATCCTGACGAAGGACGGATCTCCTCGCCGCAGCGAGTGTCCAGCGGTGATCAGGACTCGCTCAGTCGGTCCGCATCCGCTCGATCTCCGCAGCCGGCACATCCATCGTATCGCCCGGAATCGACGGCCAGCGGACCGTCATGA
- a CDS encoding cupin domain-containing protein: MTGITTIAFDHPDESRTFAHGRSDIVRVGNSAIAQISLEPKWHWADDVKPLVGTDTCQVRHVGYLVSGRLRVTMDDGSELEISPGQAYVIEPGHDAFVVGNDKVVAVEFSTEAAETYAKTGR, translated from the coding sequence ATGACGGGAATCACGACCATCGCCTTCGATCACCCAGACGAATCGCGCACCTTTGCCCATGGGCGGTCGGACATCGTGCGAGTCGGCAATTCGGCAATTGCCCAGATCAGTCTCGAGCCGAAATGGCATTGGGCGGACGATGTGAAACCGCTGGTCGGCACCGACACCTGCCAGGTGCGCCATGTTGGCTATCTGGTCTCCGGCCGGTTGCGGGTCACCATGGACGACGGATCCGAGCTGGAGATCTCCCCCGGCCAGGCATACGTCATCGAACCCGGTCATGACGCCTTCGTGGTCGGCAACGACAAGGTGGTGGCGGTCGAATTCTCCACCGAAGCCGCGGAAACCTACGCCAAGACCGGCCGCTAG
- a CDS encoding SH3 domain-containing protein, with translation MKDSSVAISRRGIFRLALIAAFLLAGVGASPVGTSASGGGVVDGGNLYIGATAVVNSGPLNLRAGAGTGYAIVEVLYEGAYVEVLDGPYSANGYKWWEVYVDASGSVGYVAGVYLTVVSSGPFSIGDTVYVTSDTLNVRSGPGTGYSIIDTISYGTNGLIIDGPISADGYVWYEIEYVGGTYVGWVASEYLALVTIDGIYIGATVYVATDSLNVRSGPGTGYTIESTLSYGTEGYVIDGPVYANGYTWWQIEYLGGYVGWAAGEYLGLV, from the coding sequence ATGAAGGACTCGAGTGTGGCGATCTCCAGGCGGGGGATCTTTCGGCTGGCGCTGATCGCGGCGTTCCTGCTGGCAGGGGTGGGCGCTTCGCCCGTTGGCACGTCGGCCTCCGGCGGCGGAGTAGTCGACGGCGGCAATCTCTACATCGGCGCAACCGCGGTGGTGAATTCCGGACCGCTCAATCTGCGCGCTGGCGCGGGCACCGGGTACGCCATCGTGGAAGTCCTCTACGAGGGCGCCTACGTCGAAGTGCTGGACGGTCCCTATAGCGCCAATGGCTACAAGTGGTGGGAGGTCTATGTCGACGCCTCCGGCAGCGTCGGATACGTGGCCGGCGTCTACCTGACCGTCGTTTCCAGTGGACCGTTCTCCATCGGCGATACGGTCTATGTCACCAGCGACACGCTCAATGTGCGCTCCGGTCCGGGCACCGGTTATTCCATCATCGACACCATCTCCTACGGAACGAACGGCCTGATCATCGACGGCCCGATTTCCGCCGATGGCTATGTCTGGTACGAGATCGAGTACGTCGGCGGCACCTACGTTGGTTGGGTGGCAAGCGAGTACCTCGCCCTTGTGACGATCGACGGTATCTACATTGGCGCGACCGTCTATGTGGCGACCGACAGCCTGAACGTCCGTTCCGGACCCGGCACCGGCTACACCATCGAAAGCACCCTCTCCTACGGTACCGAGGGCTACGTCATCGACGGTCCGGTCTACGCCAACGGCTATACCTGGTGGCAGATCGAATATCTCGGCGGCTACGTCGGTTGGGCCGCGGGAGAGTATCTCGGACTCGTCTAG